From a single Nostoc edaphicum CCNP1411 genomic region:
- a CDS encoding shikimate kinase, producing MSRKISDIILIGPISTGKSTLGKLLAQKLGIPQCSMDDVRLNYYKEINYDEALAKQIREKEGFPGIYRYWKPFEAYAVERVLSEYSNCVIDFGAGHSVYEDDELFRWVQQILDPYINVVLILPSPDLEESIQILNERNGGIVSNGFDLNEYFVKHHSNYDLAKFVVYTKSKSPEEARDEILKIVKL from the coding sequence ATGAGTCGTAAGATTTCAGATATTATTCTTATTGGCCCAATTAGTACAGGTAAAAGCACCCTTGGAAAACTCCTTGCCCAGAAGTTAGGGATTCCACAGTGTTCTATGGACGATGTACGATTGAATTATTATAAGGAAATAAATTATGATGAGGCATTGGCAAAGCAAATAAGAGAAAAAGAAGGATTTCCAGGTATTTATCGTTATTGGAAACCTTTTGAAGCCTACGCGGTTGAAAGAGTACTTTCAGAATATAGCAATTGTGTTATCGATTTTGGTGCAGGCCATTCTGTTTATGAAGATGACGAACTTTTCAGATGGGTGCAACAAATTTTAGATCCATATATAAATGTTGTCTTGATTCTTCCTTCTCCAGATTTAGAAGAATCTATCCAAATACTTAACGAACGTAATGGTGGGATTGTTAGTAATGGGTTTGATTTGAACGAATATTTTGTTAAGCATCATTCAAATTATGATTTGGCAAAGTTTGTTGTTTATACAAAAAGTAAATCGCCTGAAGAAGCACGAGACGAGATACTTAAAATTGTAAAGCTTTAA
- a CDS encoding type II toxin-antitoxin system HigB family toxin codes for MHIISRARLSEFWEKHSNAQTSLRLWYKLTSVAEWQNLVELRQTFPSADQVGNFTVFNISGNNYRLITLVDYKFQKVFIRHILTHAEYDKDDWKNDYWFT; via the coding sequence ATGCACATAATCAGTCGTGCAAGACTTTCTGAGTTTTGGGAAAAGCACTCTAATGCACAAACTAGCCTGCGGTTATGGTACAAACTTACATCTGTAGCAGAGTGGCAGAACTTGGTAGAGTTACGCCAAACTTTTCCCTCAGCCGATCAAGTCGGTAATTTCACAGTTTTTAACATAAGTGGTAATAATTATCGACTGATTACTTTGGTCGATTACAAATTCCAAAAAGTTTTTATTCGCCATATACTGACACATGCCGAATATGACAAAGATGATTGGAAAAATGATTATTGGTTCACTTGA
- a CDS encoding acyltransferase: MKEIKNKITNKLERLLEQWLVPRLVRWGEYLETKIRRYKHQELKSQLKFSGSGLRFKRDLRIEHPQNVSLGNKVYIGQDVILDGRGGITIGDNTTLGFNVVILSANHDYQSNDLPYEHNVYIHKPVVIGRNVWIGGNVLIVPGVSIGDGAIVAAGTVVTANVEPLAIVGNQRMRTIKYRDKEHYEQLANKQESQDNS, from the coding sequence ATGAAAGAGATCAAAAATAAAATTACGAATAAATTAGAGCGACTATTAGAACAATGGTTAGTACCTCGTCTGGTACGGTGGGGAGAATACTTAGAAACCAAAATCAGGCGCTATAAACATCAAGAACTGAAGAGTCAATTAAAATTTAGTGGCTCAGGACTACGATTTAAGCGAGACTTGAGAATTGAACACCCGCAAAATGTATCTCTGGGAAATAAAGTCTACATTGGACAAGATGTCATATTAGATGGACGTGGCGGAATTACAATTGGCGACAATACAACACTTGGATTTAACGTTGTGATTCTCTCTGCAAATCATGACTACCAAAGTAATGATTTACCTTATGAACATAATGTCTATATTCATAAACCTGTAGTTATCGGTCGCAATGTTTGGATTGGCGGAAATGTCCTTATTGTTCCAGGAGTTTCCATTGGAGATGGTGCAATTGTGGCGGCGGGGACGGTTGTAACTGCTAATGTTGAACCTTTAGCAATTGTTGGAAATCAACGGATGAGAACAATTAAATATCGCGACAAAGAACATTACGAACAACTTGCCAATAAGCAAGAGAGTCAGGATAATTCGTAA
- a CDS encoding helix-turn-helix domain-containing protein encodes MTPGTPVTKTYIKLLTSFPPRPVTSEEELLATQEVIDSLIDKGELTPDEQDYLNVLGTLVYEYEQKHHSITDIHGVELLQALIAEFGLRQKDLIPIFKTESIVSEVLSGQRKLTVKHIARLAEFFHISPAAFFES; translated from the coding sequence ATGACCCCTGGAACACCTGTTACTAAAACGTATATTAAATTACTCACATCTTTTCCTCCCCGTCCCGTAACTTCCGAGGAAGAATTGCTGGCTACGCAAGAAGTAATCGATTCTCTAATTGATAAAGGTGAATTAACACCAGATGAACAAGACTATCTCAATGTTTTAGGTACTCTGGTTTATGAGTACGAACAAAAACATCATTCTATAACTGATATTCATGGCGTAGAATTACTTCAAGCGTTAATAGCCGAATTTGGTTTGCGACAAAAAGACTTAATTCCTATCTTTAAAACTGAGTCTATTGTATCTGAAGTCTTGAGTGGACAGCGCAAGCTGACAGTTAAGCATATTGCTCGCCTCGCGGAGTTTTTTCACATTTCGCCTGCTGCTTTTTTTGAATCATAA